The Deinococcota bacterium DNA window CGGCGAGCAGCAACTGCCCGCGCAGACGCTTGCCGCCCCGGGCCGGGTAGTCGCGGACGAGCGCGTAAAAGCGCGACAGCTCGGCAAGCGCGTGCCTCTGCGGCAGGGCGCCGACGACGGCCTCGCCCAAGGCCTGGAGCATCTCTCTCAAGCGGGCTTAGACGATCTCCCGCTCGAGCCCCGGCACGAACTCGGCCAGCGTGGCGAAGTAGGAACTGTAGGTGAAGTCGAGGTAGAGCGGCGTGACCGAAGCAAAGCCGTCCAAGACCGCGGTGTAGTCGGTGTCCGGCTCGCGCTTGCCGGTCGGCACGCCGGCCACCCAGTAGTAGGGCACGCCCTCGGGGTCCTCGCGGGCGATGACCTCGTCGACGTAGGAGTGGGTCGACTGCCGCGACAGCCGCACGCCCTTCAAGGGCCCGGTGGGAAAGTTGACGTTTAGGAGCGTGCGCTGGGGCAGGCCGTTCTTGGCGACCCGCGGCACCAGCTCCTTGGCGTAGTCGGCCGCGAAGCTGAAGTCGAGCTCGCCCTTGCCGCTCTTCAGGGAAAAGGCGATGGCGGGAATACCCAGGGTGGCGCCTTCGATGGCCGCCGCCACCGTGCCCGAGTGGGTCACGTCGTAGCCCAGGTTGGCGCCGATGTTGATGCCGCTCACCACCACGTCGGGACGGCCGTTGTTGTGGACGCCCAGGACCACGCAGTCGGCCGGGGTGCCGTCGACGCGGTAGGCCTGGGTGCCCTCGAGGCCGTTCAGCCGGGTCCTCTTGTAGCGCAGCGGCCGGCGGATGGTGATGCCGTGGCCGACCGCCGACTGCTCCACGTCGGGCGCGGAGATGACCACTTCGTCGGCGACCTCGAGCATGGCCTCGGCCAGGGCCCGGATGCCGGGGGAGAAGATACCGTCGTCGTTGGCAACTAGAACTTTCATAACGGCCAGTATACGTCGCCAGGCGTCAGCCGAGCGTCACTCGGGCGCGTCTCGTGGTCGCTCACAACGCCCCGCCGTCTGGGCGCGGACGATCCCGGCGTCTAGGAGCGGACGATCCGGCGTCTAGCGGACGATGCAGGCCTTGAAGTGACCGGGGCCGACCTCTTCGAGCGGTGGGATGATGTGCGCGCAGTCTTCGACCGCGAGCGGGCAGCGGGTCCTGAACACGCAGCCCGAGGGCGGGTTGATGGGCGAGGGGATGTCGCCCTGGAGGAGGATGCGCTCGCGCTTGACGGTCGGATCGGGAATCGGCACGGCCGAGAGCAGGGCCTCGGTGTAGGGATGCACGGGGTTGGCGTAGAGCTCCTTGGCCGGGGCTATTTCCATGATGCGGCCCAAGTACATGACGATGACGTGGTCGGAGATGTACTCGACCACGCCCAGGTCGTGGGCGATAAAGAGCAGGGTGAGGCCGAGTTCGTCCTTGAGGTCTTGCAGCAGGTTGACGACCTGCGCCTGAATCGACACGTCGAGGGCCGAGACCGGCTCGTCGGCGACGATGAACTGCGGGTCCACCGCTAAGGCCCGGGCGATGCCGATGCGCTGGCGCTGGCCGCCCGAGAACTCGTGCGGGTAGCGGCGCATGTGGCCGGGCGCCAGGCCGGTCTTGGTGAGCAGCTCGGCGACGCGCTCCTCGCGAGCCTTGCCGCGCGCCAGGTTGTGGATCTGCAGGGCCTCGCCGATGATGTCGCCGACCGTCATGCGCGGGTTCAAGGAGGCATAGGGGTCCTGGAAGATTATCTGCATCTCCTTGCGGTATTCGCGCAGTTCGCCCTTGGAGAGCTTGGCGACGTCCACGCCGTCGAAGAGGATCTCGCCGGCGGTGGGCTCCAAGAGCCGCAAGATGGTCCGGCCTACCGTCGTCTTGCCCGAGCCGGACTCGCCGACGAGGCCCACGACCTCGCCGGGGCGGATGTTGAAGGACACGTCTTCGACCGCGTGGACATTGGCGACGACTCTGGACAAGATGCCGCCGCGGATGGGGAAGTACTTCTGGAGGTGTTTGACCTCGAGCAGGTACTCGCCCTTGGCGCCCTTGCGCTTGCTCGCCGGAACTCCGGGCTGGGTGATCTTGGGTGCGTGAACCTCCGTGCCGACACCCTGGGGACGGGGTTGGGTCATATCATGGCCTCCCGCTTCTGGTGCTCGACGCCCTCTTCGGTTTCGGTCAGGTTCTCCCAGCGGATGCAGCGCACCATGTGGCCGCCGCCGGTGTCCTCGAGCGGCGGGATCTCCTGCTTGCAGTCGTCGGTGACGAACTTGCAGCGCGGGTGAAAGGCGCAGCCCGGCGGTAGGTAGAGCGGGTTGGGCACGTTGCCGGGAATGGCCTCGAGCCTCAGTTGATGCACCGCGACCTTGTCCACCCGGGGAATCGAGTTGAGGAGTCCCATGGTGTAGGGCATCCTGGGCTGGGCGAAGATGTCGTTGACGTCGCCCTCTTCGACGGCGCGGCCGGCGTACATGACCACCACCCGGTCGGCGATTTCGGCGACCACGCCCA harbors:
- the surE gene encoding 5'/3'-nucleotidase SurE; translated protein: MKVLVANDDGIFSPGIRALAEAMLEVADEVVISAPDVEQSAVGHGITIRRPLRYKRTRLNGLEGTQAYRVDGTPADCVVLGVHNNGRPDVVVSGINIGANLGYDVTHSGTVAAAIEGATLGIPAIAFSLKSGKGELDFSFAADYAKELVPRVAKNGLPQRTLLNVNFPTGPLKGVRLSRQSTHSYVDEVIAREDPEGVPYYWVAGVPTGKREPDTDYTAVLDGFASVTPLYLDFTYSSYFATLAEFVPGLEREIV
- a CDS encoding ATP-binding cassette domain-containing protein encodes the protein MTQPRPQGVGTEVHAPKITQPGVPASKRKGAKGEYLLEVKHLQKYFPIRGGILSRVVANVHAVEDVSFNIRPGEVVGLVGESGSGKTTVGRTILRLLEPTAGEILFDGVDVAKLSKGELREYRKEMQIIFQDPYASLNPRMTVGDIIGEALQIHNLARGKAREERVAELLTKTGLAPGHMRRYPHEFSGGQRQRIGIARALAVDPQFIVADEPVSALDVSIQAQVVNLLQDLKDELGLTLLFIAHDLGVVEYISDHVIVMYLGRIMEIAPAKELYANPVHPYTEALLSAVPIPDPTVKRERILLQGDIPSPINPPSGCVFRTRCPLAVEDCAHIIPPLEEVGPGHFKACIVR